atcagctgctgcagcatCCTCAGGGGCAGGAGTGAGTCCTGAAGATACGGCGTTGTGTTATGCAGTTTTGAAGGGTAAATAATGGCGAAGAGTAGaaaatgtacagcttttaaatgtgtatcaATTTTGTCCCACAGAAGCGTCCCTGTTCACCCGGCCAAGAAGAGGAAGCACTCCGACTCTCCCAACAGCACCCTCAATTCCCAAATCCTCACAGGTATCATCAAACAAGAACCAGGTATCTTTCATCTTCTTTACCTGACGTCACCTGCTCTTACCTACCCTTTGACTTTTGCTCAGACTTTAGAACAGTTGCAGACATTCGTTGGCTATTTCTATCTTTCTTTAACTGCTGTTCTGTTTCTCACAGGTTTAATGCAAGATTCAGACAACTCCTACCTGGACCCAAACTATCAGTGCATTAAATGGCAGCCGCACCAGCAGAACAAGTGGACACCGCTGTATGACGTCAACTGCAAAGAGCTGTGAGTGGATTTTATTTTGGCATATCTGTAGGCTACATCTtgaagtctttattttttttgcgGGGGGAGAAGAGCTGAAAGCCCACTTCAGAGagcaaaaaatgaaagaagctATAattggtaaaataaataattcagcaAAGCATAAAGCGGGAGTGGCAAAGGAATAGCTGTGTTGCAGAGTTCTACAAATTCCTCAGAGGTGAGCTGTGCGGgggagtgagtgtgtgcaggGTTTCGGCTTAGAAAGACACCGTGAGGAGGGGGTTAAGGGAGAAATTAGTGTACACCTTCTTGTGCTCTTGAATgccaaaatagaaaaaaatatatatagataggGAGTAAGGTTAAAATGAACTCACAAGACCTTTCAAATGCGTTATCAAAACCACCTGGTTGCACATCTGAATTTTTAGTACACTCCACATACGTAGAAGCACAGAAGGTTTTCACTGGttctaaattacatttcagatgatCACAGTAATGgtcaaacaaatggaaaaaatgtagaCAGTAATGCAGACACTTATTAGCTTGCAGATCCTGTCCTTAATAGGAAGCCATGGTAATTAGGATTAGTATCGGATCCAGAAAAAAGATAAGCAGTTTCTCAGCCTAATCCTAACTTAAAAAAGGTGAAGTGTTTTACAGAAGAATCGTAACTCTCTTCTTACTTAAGAATCACCGTTAAGCTGTCTGTAATTTTAGTTTTCCACCAGTTGGCTTTAGATaactttatcttttatttattttacgcAGCCAATGAATTGACAACAGGCTCTACTGCTATATTAGCCAAATCTCTTTCTTGTTTCTTACATGTTATCATTGTTGatcattttccaaaaaaaacatttttgattttctcAACAGATGTATTCAATGACTTTAACTCATATGTCACGAGACTGTAGTGCTCgttgtgtttttgctcttttattttgCCCAAATCCgtactgtttttttaatacgTAATGGGTTATTTTTGGCCCATTTCCCACCCTTCACCAATTTCAATGAATTGAATGAGCCAGTATTTATTTGGTGATCCTAGCAGAGCTAAAATAAGAAAACTGAATCCACAAAGTCCATGTGTGTACGTCACTGAGGCATCGaccttaaaacaaataaaataaagcccCCTGTAATAGAGTCGAGTCTCCCCCTGGTGAAAACGGTTGACTCTGCAGTGTTCTTACAACAAATGTGGTTTTCTTTATCACACTTCATATTTCACaatttctcttcctttctttagTCCGATGCCAACCTACCGCGTTGACGCTGATAAGGGCTTCAATTTCTCCTTGTCTGATGATGCTTTTGTTTGCCAGAAGAAGAATCATTTCCAGGTCACGGTATATGTAGGCATGCTTGGAGATCCCAAGTACATCAAGACAAGTGACGGCCTGCAGCCGATTGACTGCTTCTATCTCAAACTTAACGGAGTAAAGGTGCACAGAGGCGAAATAGTGATcattacatttagatgagagataataaagtatttgatttatttattttcttctttttattgccAGGTGGAGGCTGTGAATCAATCCATCAGTGTGGAGCAGTCTCAGTCTGACCGCAGCAAGAGACCGTTTAAGCCAGTGATGTGAGTGTGAACCCCTTAAAGGATGTGTTTAAAAACTTGTAAACAATTGTAGAAGATGAATGTTTTTACTATTTGTTAGTAATCTTGTTTATCCCAGGGTCACCCTGCCCTCAGAGCAGGTCACAAAGGTCACAGTGGGGCGGCTTCACTTCAGCGAGACCACAGCAAATAACATGAGGAAGAAGGGCAAACCAAACCCTGACCAGAGGTGAAAGACATGCATCACATGTGAACATATGATTCTCTATTTTCACATCAGGGCTCCAGTAGTAACACTCCTGATGTATTTGTCATGCAGGTATTTTATGCTGGTGGTGGCGCTGCATGCTCAGTCCCACAGTCAAAGCTACACTGTGGCTGCCCAAGCATCGGAGAGGATCATCGTCAGGGTAACGTCTGGCCATGTCTGTCTGCCTCCTACAACAATCATATCCCTTGCGAATGTGACACCTTGGTCTCCTTTACATATCTTTCTGCTCTTCAAAATTACTACACCATCTCCATCTTCTGTCTTTCCATATCTTTAATCTGCGTGGCTGTGATCCCCAgcacacttattgtacattcaaATGTATGCAGTACTGTCTGCTGTGAAAACCATGTATCCTTAAAACGTTAACCTTTCCAGAGCTTAAAAAATATCCATGTCAAATTAAGATAATTGTCTTAACCCATAAAGGAGCATTTGACTctagttgatttaaaaatgtaaaataaaaacagagataCATGATTTTCACTGGAAAACAAATGGCATTGTTTTAATTCCAGATTTGTGAAACAGGGAAATGTATTGCATGAGCTAAAAAAGCATTAAGGCTTTTTGAAACAATAATTTACTTTTATTCAATGGGTTGCATGAGGTCTAATGTAAAGTCAACCCCTTACATCTTGGTTTGTGTAAAGGATATAGTTCCTCAGTTCTGGTAAAATGCCTATTTGATTTCTTGCCTCATATCTGTAGCTTCATTAGATATGTGGATGGAACTAGCAGGTTGTTAGCTTAGCTCGGAACAGCAGGAAACAGCGAGACTTAACAAAATCTGCTTACCAGCACCTCTAAAACTCACAAGtaaaattgtaaaaaacaacaagttgTAGTATTTGTACAGAGGCTTATGTGTTAGATTTCAAAGTCCGGCCTCCCAGGGGGGCTCAGAACAGATTCAGACGAGAATCACGCCTCTGTTTTAATTATCTTGATATTTTCTTTGGCATCATTTTTAGAAACCTCTGACCTATTGTCAATGTGCACCTTCTTCTTTATGTCTCTGCTACAGGCATCCAACCCTGGTCAGTTTGAGAGTGACAACGAGGTGCTGTGGCAGCGCGGCCAGCTGCCAGATTCAGTCTACCATCACGGGAGAGTTGGCATCAACACCGACCGGCCAGATGAGGCCCTTGTTATCCACGGCAACCTGAAGGTCATGGGCTCCCTGGTGCACCCTTCTGACATCAGGGCAAAAGAAAATGTCCAGGAGGTCAGGATGAAATTCAGTGTGTATGTATAtgggtgtgtgtatttgcatgtgtatgcgcgtgtgtgtgttttccaaacaTTCAGTGTGTCATTGTTTGCCTCGTGTGCTTGTCATCATGATTCATGTCATCCAAGTGCCCATTGCTCAGCACCGCTGACTGTGCAGtttaagttatttttgtctAGTCATTGTTCTTGATGCAAGCACTTTCATCTGCAACAtgaacattgtgttttcatACCATCTGCATGGACATCATTGTCattctgtctgtgtgtaggtGGACACCACAGACAATTTGAAACGGATTTCTCAGATGAGGCTCGTCCATTATCAGTTCAAGCCTGAGTTTGCTGCCTCCGTGGGCATAGAGAACACTTCAGATACTGGTAACAACCTCATAAATAACAGATTCAAATGTTTGTCTCCATCACCTTATTTCTTTACACACTGTTCCTCGTGTCATCATTAATAAAGCACTAAGGCATTTTGTATGCCAGCCTGGAGTTATCGTTGCACTGGTTCCCTTTATCAATGGCCAAAGGTATTTTTTCCTTGATTTTGGGTTATTGtagaaaaaatgatttgaacCAAATGTTTATCTCACTTGAAAACTTCGTTCAGAAAGATAACGCAAAGATAAACGCAATTGCCAGAAATAAAAGCTAACGTTTTATTCTGCTATAAACAGAAAACTACACTAAGGTTGTATGACTTCAACCACACCACCACTGAGCAGATGGGTTAACCTTTGAGCCGTGTGATTATGTTAAATGTACCAAACAACCTCTTTAGTCTCATATAGCCAGCCTTTTCAGACGGGCAAAATTGTTCATATTCAACAGTGGGGTATTATTGCCATATTTTATGTcgtaaaacaaaatatgaagaTCTTTAAATCTTGTGTTAACCACAAAATTTACTGTAGAGCTGAGAGAACAAGGAGTGCAAAACTGCAAACAGGTTTCGGACTCTGTCATGCAGGACactatgttttaatatttgatgtcTGATTCTCCATGAATGAATGACATCaccctttttttcacttttgcatttatttcctcCTGCAGGAGTGATCGCTCAAGAAGTTCAGCAAATCTTGCCTGAAGCAGTGAAGGAGGGTGGTGATGTGGTGTGTACCAACGGAGAAACTATCCCAAAACTGTTAGTGGTCAACAAGGTaaggaaaacataaaacatgcatAGAGCTGACAGCCATCGGACAACACTTCCATACTAACAGCTCTGCATCTTATTTCAAAGGATCGTATCTTCATGGAGAACGTGGGAGCGGTGAAGGAGCTGTGTAAGCTGACAGATAACCTGGAGACTCGTATAGACGAACTGGAGCGCTGGAGCCGCAAACTGGCCAAGCTGCGCCGCCTCGACAGCATGAAGAGCACCGTGAGTGGAGGCACTATCAGGTGAGAGCAATGAGCTGAAATCCCTTCCAATAAAGTTGTCAGGGTGGGTGTGACACATTGAAAATCTtgtatgataacaaaataatattggATATCTTTTGGTCTTTTTGTCCATCTAGCCAATCAAGCAGTTATTTCAGCAGAACAGGAAGTGGCCCGCTCAGAAAGAAGACGGTCAAACCTGGCAGCAAGGTCTGTCATGATAGTgatgtgtttaaatgatgttatgTTAAACAGCAGGATTTACAACAtgtaatctgtgtgtttttattgcagaCTCCGACTCAGGATCAAGGCTGCATCAGCCAGAGGTTCATGCAGGGGACCATCCTGGCTCTGGTCATCGTCATGGCCTTCAGGTTAGACTGAGCTAAATGTGTTTAGGGAGAGTTTGGCGGGTTAACATAAAAATCCACTTAATCTGTGTGCAGTGATATGATCTTTATTTGTTCCCCAACAGTGTCATTTCCATGTCGGTCCTTTATGTGCTGACTCTTCACCATAGAGGAGATGCCACAGAGAAAGATGggtaagtgtgtttgtgagagaaacACCGTTATGCTttgtagtaaaataaatacattttccaccTCTCCATTAACATATTTTCTATCATATCTGTTCCTGCTTCTGTAGCTTTGTTCCTTCCTGTGTACTCTACGTCTCTTGGATGCCTCTCTTCACTGCCACTGTTACTTTCTGTCCACCTGTCTGCCCCTGGTACGCTTTCAACACCTGCTTTTGTTGTTCcttcattgtttcattttctgatCTGCTCCTTTAGTCTTGCGTAGTtgggtgtttcttttttcctgtcTGAAAGGAGATCATGAGTCACGTAtccaaacattaaacaaattaatttGGTTTCAAGTATATCAATGTTTAACTGGCTCTTGAACTCCTGTACTGCCATCTGATTGGTCCAGGTCCA
Above is a genomic segment from Eleginops maclovinus isolate JMC-PN-2008 ecotype Puerto Natales chromosome 2, JC_Emac_rtc_rv5, whole genome shotgun sequence containing:
- the myrf gene encoding myelin regulatory factor — encoded protein: MDVVDESEALQRFFEGHDIISSLEPANIDTSILEEYISKEDDSTDICFSEVHSTPGPNYSSPQAGVSSSGGLVCGLSPPIPLRQGAPPPGPPNCQNAYPPGPSLGLRHNYHCLGQQQQQQQQPQQQHHHQQQQQQQQQQQAHIKPEHRGHYAPGETLPESPPDSSSEPYSPQQVNDPHMIRTMTPENMCHMTPTPPLPPHGHYPSMHRDMYLKPESMISQYPIGPATSGSGDIQQTQMLHQLLQHPQGQESVPVHPAKKRKHSDSPNSTLNSQILTGIIKQEPGLMQDSDNSYLDPNYQCIKWQPHQQNKWTPLYDVNCKELPMPTYRVDADKGFNFSLSDDAFVCQKKNHFQVTVYVGMLGDPKYIKTSDGLQPIDCFYLKLNGVKVEAVNQSISVEQSQSDRSKRPFKPVMVTLPSEQVTKVTVGRLHFSETTANNMRKKGKPNPDQRYFMLVVALHAQSHSQSYTVAAQASERIIVRASNPGQFESDNEVLWQRGQLPDSVYHHGRVGINTDRPDEALVIHGNLKVMGSLVHPSDIRAKENVQEVDTTDNLKRISQMRLVHYQFKPEFAASVGIENTSDTGVIAQEVQQILPEAVKEGGDVVCTNGETIPKLLVVNKDRIFMENVGAVKELCKLTDNLETRIDELERWSRKLAKLRRLDSMKSTVSGGTISQSSSYFSRTGSGPLRKKTVKPGSKTPTQDQGCISQRFMQGTILALVIVMAFSVISMSVLYVLTLHHRGDATEKDGFVPSCVLYVSWMPLFTATVTFCPPVCPWSRAALGSSRKSPYTPLSTTTAPRNQSAAGPTLSNNQSVPDLGSLVSTPGTIIKKAKSRQLDKDGRNRNRLSHTSAPLYFAKSKRPAPTDLGGTGTANRLPPGQPPLQRRQRSLHTKGGRSAPSLTTLHILETNQEIKARSCATPESCSYTVSLLGNRNSSISQITLHMTSTNSVWVKQCGATKGRLCPNHTETELYGGKSTSIKGTHHMWSVPVLSFQDITYHFRVSLSSEVSCASEGETSPYSDYHFLIQSSCV